In Phacochoerus africanus isolate WHEZ1 chromosome 2, ROS_Pafr_v1, whole genome shotgun sequence, one DNA window encodes the following:
- the RUSC2 gene encoding AP-4 complex accessory subunit RUSC2 — protein MPLFELSRMDSPPKLTGETLIVHHIPLVHCQVPDRQCCGGASGGSGSTRPNPFCPPELGITQPDQDLGQADSLLYNSLHSAPGGSVRSTDSTKSRGRDGRGPGAPKRHNPFLLQEGVAEPGLGDQYDDIIGDITTQQSFHLHGAGKPTFHLSSFQLPPPAPRVGRPWGTTRSRAGVVEGQEQEPVTTLNTQQCSSSHCCRPELEAETMELDECGGPGGSGSGGGASDISGFSFDQEWKLSSDDSPRNPRFSGSGPQHCRCSSTSSQSEAADQSMGYVSDSSCNSSDGVLVTFSTLYNKMHGNSHANLNSAPQSCSDSSFCSHSDPGAFYLDLQPSPAESKMSCESHHPDSGGREGGYGCPHASSPELDANCNSYRPHCEPCPAVADLTACFQSQARLVVATQNYYKLVTCDLSSQSSPSPAGSSITSCSEEHTKISPAPGPGPDPGSSQPSEYYLFQKPEAQTDEQEAVGSAMEAAAPMGPNVIEGQVYTNTSPPNLSTGRQRSRSYDRSLERSPAVRLGSLERMLSCPVRLSEGPAALTVPGSPPRRVTSFAELAKGRKKAAGSGSPPLRVSVGDSSQEFSPIQEAQQDRVGPLDEGTHCSHSLPPMPLEPGMDLVGPEPWSTQVCQGPQSSEMTPAGLRAAGQGPLAQLMDPGPALPGSPANSHTQRDARARADGGGTESRPVLRYSKEQRPTTLPIQPFVFQHHFPKQLAKARALHSLSQLYSLSGCNRVQQPAPLAVPNAQAPALAPSEESQAPTSRGARKAGPELETSRPSPLGSYSPIRSAGPFGPSTDSSASTSCSPPPEQAAATESPPVWSHSCPPAVRPATSQQPQKENQKILPLAEYRLHGTGSLPPLGSWRSSLSRAESLARGGGEGSMASRPSNANHLSPQALKWREYRRKNPLGPPGLSGSLDRRPQEARLARRNPIFEFPGSLSAVGHLNCRLNGQVVKPLPLTCPDFQDPFSLTEKPPAEFCLSPDGNSEAVSIDLLQKKGLVKAVNTAVDLIVAHFGTSRDPGVKAKLGNSSVSPNVGHLVLKYLCPAVRAVLEDGLKAFVLDVIIGQRKNTPWSVVEASTQLGPSTKVLHGLYNKVSQFPELTSHTMRFNAFILGLLNIRSLEFWFNHLYNHEDIIQTHYQPWGFLNAAHTVCPGLFEELLLLLQPLALLPFSLDLLFQHRLLQSGQQQRQHKELLRVSQDLLLSAHSTLQLARSRGQEGPGDMDRAAHGERVKGVGAPEGGEDEEEEEETEAAGSSGRGRWARSGQAGWWYQLMQSSQVYIDGSTEGSRFPRGGSNSSSGSSEKKKGAGSGGPPPREGVVEGAEACPAPEETLGRDRGWPFWMGSPPDSVLAELRRSREREGSAAPPAESEEGASEPSPGGIKWGHLFGSRKAQREARPTNRLPSDWLSLDKSMFQLVAQTVGARREPEPKESLQEPHSPALPSKPPCEVKALCHHLATGPGQLSFHKGDILRVLGPAGGDWLRCSRGPDTGLVPLAYVTLTPTPSPTPGSSQN, from the exons ATGCCCTTGTTCGAACTTTCCAGAATGGATAGTCCCCCAAAGCTGACTGGAGAGACACTCATCGTCCACCACATCCCCCTGGTGCACTGTCAAGTCCCAGACAGGCAGTGCTGTGGAGGGGCAAGTGGGGGTAGTGGGAGCACAAGACCCAATCCCTTCTGCCCACCTGAGCTGGGCATCACCCAGCCTGATCAAGACCTAGGACAAGCGGACTCCCTGCTATACAACAGTCTGCACTCTGCTCCAGGGGGATCTGTGCGATCTACAGACAGCACCAAGAGTAGGGGTCGGGATGGAAGAGGCCCTGGGGCCCCTAAACGACACAATCCTTTCTTGCTGCAAGAGGGTGTGGCTGAGCCAGGACTTGGTGACCAATATGATGACATCATTGGTGATATTACCACCCAGCAGTCCTTCCACCTGCATGGGGCTGGCAAGCCTACCTTCCATCTGTCCTCTTTCCAGTtgccaccaccagcccccagaGTGGGCAGGCCATGGGGTACAACACGTAGTCGGGCTGGAGTGGTAGAAGGGCAAGAACAGGAGCCAGTGACCACCTTGAATACCCAACAGTGCAGCAGTAGCCACTGCTGCCGGCCAGAGCTGGAAGCAGAAACCATGGAGCTGGATGAATGTGGGGGGCCTGGTGGGAGTGGCAGTGGGGGTGGAGCCAGTGATATCTCTGGCTTTTCCTTTGACCAGGAATGGAAGCTCAGTTCAGATGACTCCCCAAGGAACCCCAGATTCTCAGGCTCAGGACCCCAGCACTGCCGCTGCAGTAGCACATCCAGTCAGTCAGAGGCGGCTGACCAGTCCATGGGCTATGTGAGTGACTCTTCCTGCAACAGCTCAGACGGTGTGCTGGTCACCTTCAGCACCCTCTACAACAAGATGCATGGCAACTCCCATGCCAATCTCAACTCTGCCCCACAATCTTGCAGCGACTCTTCCTTCTGCAGCCACTCGGACCCTGGCGCCTTCTACCTGGACCTACAACCCTCCCCCGCTGAGTCTAAGATGTCTTGTGAGTCCCACCACCCTGACAGTGGAGGAAGGGAAGGTGGCTATGGTTGTCCTCATGCCTCATCTCCTGAGCTTGATGCCAACTGCAACTCCTACCGCCCACACTGTGAGCCCTGCCCAGCTGTGGCTGACCTCACAGCCTGCTTCCAGAGCCAGGCCCGTCTTGTTGTGGCCACACAGAATTACTATAAACTTGTCACCTGTGACTTGTCCTCCCAGTCATCCCCAAGCCCAGCTGGCTCTTCCATCACCAGCTGTTCTGAGGAACACACCAAGATTAGTCCTGCACCAGGCCCTGGCCCAGATCCTGGGTCTAGCCAGCCCTCTGAGTATTACCTATTCCAGAAGCCAGAAGCCCAGACAGACGAACAAGAAGCAGTGGGTTCTGCCATGGAAGCAGCTGCTCCCATGGGCCCAAATGTGATCGAGGGGCAAGTGTACACTAACACTTCACCCCCCAACCTTAGCACTGGACGTCAGCGTTCTCGAAGCTATGACCGCAGCCTAGAGCGTAGCCCTGCTGTCCGCCTGGGCTCACTGGAACGCATGCTGAGTTGCCCAGTGCGCCTGAGTGAGGGCCCTGCAGCCCTGACTGTGCCTGGTTCCCCACCTAGGCGGGTCACCTCCTTTGCTGAACTCGCCAAGGGCAGGAAAAAAGCTGCAGGCTCTGGCTCCCCCCCACTTCGAGTGAGTGTTGGGGACTCCTCCCAGGAGTTCTCACCCATCCAAGAAGCCCAGCAAGATAGAGTGGGCCCACTGGATGAGGGCACTCACTGTAGCCATAGCCTGCCACCCATGCCCTTGGAGCCAGGCATGGACCTAGTTGGCCCAGAGCCCTGGTCCACCCAGGTCTGTCAGGGCCCCCAGTCCAGTGAGATGACACCTGCTGGCCTCAGAGCTGCTGGGCAAGGCCCACTGGCCCAGCTGATGGATCCAGGGCCTGCTCTTCCAGGGAGCCCAGCCAACAGCCATACCCAGAGGGATGCAAGAGCTAGAGCTGACG GGGGTGGTACTGAGAGCCGACCAGTCCTTCGCTACAGCAAGGAGCAGAGGCCAACCACGCTGCCCATCCAGCCATTCGTGTTCCAGCACCACTTCCCCAAGCAGTTGGCCAAGGCCCGAGCCCTCCACAGCCTTTCCCAGCTCTACAGCCTGTCAGGCTGCAACCGTGTACAGCAGCCTGCTCCACTGGCTGTGCCCAATGCTCAAGCCCCAGCCCTAGCTCCTTCAGAGGAGTCACAGGCACCCACCAGCAGAGGTGCCAGGAAAGCTGGGCCTGAGCTAGAAACCTCACGACCATCACCCCTGGGCAGCTACTCCCCTATCCGGAGTGCTGGCCCCTTTGGGCCTAGCACCGACTCTTCTGCCTCCACTTCAtgttcccctcccccagagcaGGCTGCAGCCACAGAAAGCCCACCTGTATGGAGCCACTCCTGTCCTCCTGCTGTCCGGCCTGCCACCTCCCAGCAGCCACAGAAGGAGAATCAGAAAATACTGCCCTTGGCTGAGTACCGACTCCATGGAACAGGAAGCTTGCCTCCTCTGGGCTCCTGGAGATCTAGCCTCAGCCGAGCGGAGAGCCTGGCCCGGGGAGGTGGTGAGGGCAGCATGGCTTCCAGGCCCAGTAATG CCAACCACCTATCTCCTCAAGCACTCAAGTGGCGGGAATACAGGAGGAAGAACCCCCTAGGGCCACCTGGTTTGTCAGGGAGCCTAGACCGAAGGCCACAGGAAGCTCGGCTGGCCCGAAGGAACCCCATCTTTGAATTCCCTGGCTCCCTCAGCGCTGTTGGGCATCTGAACTGCCGGCTAAATG GTCAAGTAGTGAAGCCGTTACCACTGACCTGCCCTGACTTCCAAGACCCTTTTTCCTTGACTGAGAAGCCTCCAGCTGAGTTTTGTCTGTCCCCAGATGGCAACTCAGAGGCTGTTTCCATTGACCTGCTTCAGAAAAAAG GGCTGGTGAAAGCTGTTAACACTGCTGTAGACCTCATAGTGGCCCATTTTGGCACAAGCCGGGATCCTGGGGTAAAG GCAAAGCTGGGGAATAGTTCTGTGAGCCCCAATGTAGGCCACCTGGTTCTGAAATACTTATGTCCTGCGGTCCGGGCGGTGTTGGAGGACGGGCTCAAGGCCTTTGTGCTAGACGTCATCATCGGGCAACGTAAAAACACACCGTGGAGTGTGGTCGAGGCTTCTACACAGTTAG GCCCATCAACCAAGGTTTTGCACGGCCTGTACAACAAAGTCAGCCAATTTCCAGAGCTCACCAGTCATACCATGCGCTTCAACGCCTTCATCCTCGGCCTGCTCAA CATCCGGTCCCTGGAGTTCTGGTTTAATCACCTCTATAATCATGAAG ATATCATCCAGACCCACTACCAGCCATGGGGCTTCCTGAATGCAGCACATACAGTGTGTCCTGGCCTCTttgaggagctgctgctgctgctacagcCTCTGGCCCTCCTGCCCTTCAGCCTCGACTTACTATTCCAGCACCGACTGCTACAAAGtgggcagcagcagcggcagcacaAGGAACTGCTAAGAGTGTCCCAGGACCTGCTGCTGTCCGCCCACTCAACATTGCAGTTGGCCCGTTCCCGGGGCCAGGAGGGCCCTGGAGACATGGACAGGGCAGCCCATGGGGAGCGGGTGAAGGGTGTGGGTGCCCCAGAGGGTGGggaagatgaggaggaagaggaggagacagaggcagctgggagCTCGGGGCGTGGCAGGTGGGCCCGGAGCGGGCAGGCTGGCTGGTGGTATCAGCTCATGCAGAGCTCCCAGGTCTACATCGATGGCTCCACTGAGGGCTCTAGGTTCCCCCGTGGTGGCAGCAAtagcagcagtggcagcagtgagaaaaagaaaggggcagGAAGTGGGGGTCCACCCCCAAGAGAGGGAGTTGTAGAGGGAGCTGAGGCCTGCCCTGCCCCTGAGGAGACCCTTGGCCGGGACAGGGGCTGGCCCTTCTGGATGGGGAGCCCTCCTGATTCTGTACTGGCTGAGCTGAGGCGCAGTCGGGAGAGGGAGGGGTCCGCTGCACCCCCAGCAGAAAGTGAGGAAGGAGCCTCAGAACCTTCACCTGGGGGCATCAAGTGGGGACACCTCTTTGGGTCCCGGAAGGCTCAGCGGGAGGCCCGGCCCACAAACAG GCTACCCTCGGACTGGCTGAGCCTGGACAAGTCCATGTTCCAACTAGTGGCACAAACGGTGGGTGCCCGCCGGGAACCAGAGCCCAAGGAGAGCCTACAGGAGCCACACTCTCCAGCCCTGCCTTCCAAACCTCCATG TGAGGTGAAGGCACTGTGCCACCACCTGGCCACAGGCCCTGGACAGCTGAGCTTCCACAAGGGAGATATCCTACGGGTGCTGGGGCCAGCCGGAGGAGACTGGCTGCGCTGCAGCCGGGGCCCTGACACCGGCCTGGTGCCTCTGGCCTATGTGACTTTGACCCCAACTCCAAGTCCGACCCCTGGAAGCAGCCAAAACTGA
- the FAM166B gene encoding protein FAM166B isoform X2 gives MGQTYGQTTGQLLRGSPGLAWPPAHRTLLPPIRSPRSPEIPRRSLPVRRGHERLSSSMIPGYTGFVPQAQFIFAKNCNQVWAEALNDFTQWYGGQGSQELPKEAKGEKDMEKDQEPKLEAEVEAENEPELGQEVEQASPYSMDDRDPRKFFMSGFTGYVPRARFLFGSSFPVLSNQALQEFDQMKSQGRSQKDPKHLPPLSRTYPHNLGLLPKYGGYVPGYKFQFGRTYGHLTHDALGLSTLQKQLLA, from the exons ATGGGTCAGACCTACGGGCAGACAACTGGTCAGCTACTTCGCGGCTCTCCTGGCCTAGCTTGGCCCCCTGCCCATCGCACACTTCTGCCTCCCATTCGGTCTCCAAGATCTCCCGAGATTCCCAGGAGAAGCCTGCCTGTCAGGCGTGGACATGAAAGGCTCAGCTCCAGCATGATCCCTGGGTATACAG GTTTTGTACCCCAGGCACAGTTCATCTTTGCCAAGAACTGCAACCAGGTCTGGGCTGAAGCTCTGAATGATTTTACTCAGTGGTATGGGGGACAAGGGAGTCAGGAGCTACCAAAGGAGGCCAAGGGagaaaaagacatggagaaagacCAAGAGCCAAAGctggaggcagaggtggaggcGGAAAATGAGccagagctggggcaggaggTGGAGCAA GCTTCCCCTTATTCTATGGATGACAGAGATCCTCGAAAGTTCTTCATGTCAG GCTTCACTGGTTATGTGCCCCGTGCCCGCTTCCTCTTTGGCTCCAGCTTTCCTGTgctcagcaaccaggcactgcAGGAATTTGACCAGATGAAGTCACAGGGCAGATCCCAGAAGGATCCTAAACATCTTCCTCCACTTTCCAGAACCTACCCTCATAACCTAGGCCTTTTGCCTAAATATGGGGGGTATGTGCCAG GGTATAAGTTCCAGTTTGGCCGCACATATGGGCACCTCACCCATGATGCTCTGGGCCTCAGCACCCTCCAGAAGCAGCTCCTGGCATAG
- the FAM166B gene encoding protein FAM166B isoform X1: MTMASTFIPGLNPKNPHYIPGYTGHCPLLRFSMGQTYGQTTGQLLRGSPGLAWPPAHRTLLPPIRSPRSPEIPRRSLPVRRGHERLSSSMIPGYTGFVPQAQFIFAKNCNQVWAEALNDFTQWYGGQGSQELPKEAKGEKDMEKDQEPKLEAEVEAENEPELGQEVEQASPYSMDDRDPRKFFMSGFTGYVPRARFLFGSSFPVLSNQALQEFDQMKSQGRSQKDPKHLPPLSRTYPHNLGLLPKYGGYVPGYKFQFGRTYGHLTHDALGLSTLQKQLLA; the protein is encoded by the exons ATGACTATGGCTAGCACCTTCATACCAGGGCTGAACCCTAAGAACCCTCATTATATCCCAGG GTACACCGGACACTGCCCACTACTTCGATTCAGCATGGGTCAGACCTACGGGCAGACAACTGGTCAGCTACTTCGCGGCTCTCCTGGCCTAGCTTGGCCCCCTGCCCATCGCACACTTCTGCCTCCCATTCGGTCTCCAAGATCTCCCGAGATTCCCAGGAGAAGCCTGCCTGTCAGGCGTGGACATGAAAGGCTCAGCTCCAGCATGATCCCTGGGTATACAG GTTTTGTACCCCAGGCACAGTTCATCTTTGCCAAGAACTGCAACCAGGTCTGGGCTGAAGCTCTGAATGATTTTACTCAGTGGTATGGGGGACAAGGGAGTCAGGAGCTACCAAAGGAGGCCAAGGGagaaaaagacatggagaaagacCAAGAGCCAAAGctggaggcagaggtggaggcGGAAAATGAGccagagctggggcaggaggTGGAGCAA GCTTCCCCTTATTCTATGGATGACAGAGATCCTCGAAAGTTCTTCATGTCAG GCTTCACTGGTTATGTGCCCCGTGCCCGCTTCCTCTTTGGCTCCAGCTTTCCTGTgctcagcaaccaggcactgcAGGAATTTGACCAGATGAAGTCACAGGGCAGATCCCAGAAGGATCCTAAACATCTTCCTCCACTTTCCAGAACCTACCCTCATAACCTAGGCCTTTTGCCTAAATATGGGGGGTATGTGCCAG GGTATAAGTTCCAGTTTGGCCGCACATATGGGCACCTCACCCATGATGCTCTGGGCCTCAGCACCCTCCAGAAGCAGCTCCTGGCATAG
- the FAM166B gene encoding protein FAM166B isoform X3, with the protein MTMASTFIPGLNPKNPHYIPGYTGHCPLLRFSMGQTYGQTTGQLLRGSPGLAWPPAHRTLLPPIRSPRSPEIPRRSLPVRRGHERLSSSMIPGYTGFVPQAQFIFAKNCNQVWAEALNDFTQWYGGQGSQELPKEAKGEKDMEKDQEPKLEAEVEAENEPELGQEVEQVRPRRLRGVQLPLILWMTEILESSSCQALQEFDQMKSQGRSQKDPKHLPPLSRTYPHNLGLLPKYGGYVPGYKFQFGRTYGHLTHDALGLSTLQKQLLA; encoded by the exons ATGACTATGGCTAGCACCTTCATACCAGGGCTGAACCCTAAGAACCCTCATTATATCCCAGG GTACACCGGACACTGCCCACTACTTCGATTCAGCATGGGTCAGACCTACGGGCAGACAACTGGTCAGCTACTTCGCGGCTCTCCTGGCCTAGCTTGGCCCCCTGCCCATCGCACACTTCTGCCTCCCATTCGGTCTCCAAGATCTCCCGAGATTCCCAGGAGAAGCCTGCCTGTCAGGCGTGGACATGAAAGGCTCAGCTCCAGCATGATCCCTGGGTATACAG GTTTTGTACCCCAGGCACAGTTCATCTTTGCCAAGAACTGCAACCAGGTCTGGGCTGAAGCTCTGAATGATTTTACTCAGTGGTATGGGGGACAAGGGAGTCAGGAGCTACCAAAGGAGGCCAAGGGagaaaaagacatggagaaagacCAAGAGCCAAAGctggaggcagaggtggaggcGGAAAATGAGccagagctggggcaggaggTGGAGCAAGTAAGGCCAAGAAGGCTGAGGGGAGTACA GCTTCCCCTTATTCTATGGATGACAGAGATCCTCGAAAGTTCTTCATGTCAG gcactgcAGGAATTTGACCAGATGAAGTCACAGGGCAGATCCCAGAAGGATCCTAAACATCTTCCTCCACTTTCCAGAACCTACCCTCATAACCTAGGCCTTTTGCCTAAATATGGGGGGTATGTGCCAG GGTATAAGTTCCAGTTTGGCCGCACATATGGGCACCTCACCCATGATGCTCTGGGCCTCAGCACCCTCCAGAAGCAGCTCCTGGCATAG